The genomic region tcttttccctcgccgcctcctcctcctctctctttttcttttccctcgcctcctcctctctctttttcttttccctcgcctcctcctctctctttttcttttccctcgcctcctcctctctctttttcttttccctcgcctcctcctctctctttttcttttccctcgcctcctcctctctctttttcttttccctcgcctcctcctctctctttttcttttccctcgcctcctcctcctctctctttttcttatccctcacctcctcctcctctctctttttcttatccctcgcctcctcctcctctctctttttcttatccctcgcctcctccacctctctctgcttctccctTGCCTCAtccccttttttcttctccatctcctcctcttccctcttACTCTCCCTCAATTCCTCCTCTTTCGTCTTctccctcttctcctcctctccttcctTCTTCTCCCTTGCCTCCTCCTCACGCTTCTTCTTATCAGTCTCCTCCTCTGCCTTCTTCTCCATCACCATCTCAGCTGCATCTTCGTtcctctgctgctgctgcttcttcttcttcttcttcttcttcttcccctcctcctccctcttcctcttctctctcttgtaCTCCTTTCCATCCACCTTCTCTCCATTGTTCTGCTCAACCTCTGGTTGCTTCTTCTCTGTTTCTTCCTCTGTATCCATCTTTCCCTTCTGCTTTTCGGTTCTTCGTCTCAGCACCCTCTGTCCTCCCTCGTCCGCCTCTGGCCTTTTTCGCTTTCCCGTCTCGCTGTTTTCTGGCTCTGAGGGGTGGAGTTTCTCTTCCTGTCGCTTCCTTCTCGAAGCTGAAGacacaaaatacaaacacacacactatagaaaGACAGCTTTGTTCTCTCAACTCTGCTAGCATTCATCCATTAAGTTATTAAGAAGcagaaaaattacatttttggaaaaaaaattatgttaaaatgtGTGGTGTTGCCAAAGGACCAAAATGACTGTGCCCCAATGCCTCAgtaaccaatcagactacaGTTCCCTCTCCAATGCCTCAgtaaccaatcagactacaGTTCCCGCCCCAATGCCTCAgtaaccaatcagactacaGTTCCCTCCCCAATGCCTCAGTAACCAATCAGACCGCAGTTCCCTCCCCAATGCCTcagtaaccaatcagaatgcagttACAAGCCTGAGAGCGTTTACCTGTAGGGCTGGAAACAGTGTCAGTGATGGCTGGGATaatttcctccttcttcttccttcgGCCCGCTCTATCCTTCCATTCATCCTCTGGCTGTTTCCTTTCAGTCTCTTCCTTCTGTCCCTTTTCCCCTCTATCCTTCTGCTCTTCTGTCCTCCGTCTCAGTACTCTCCCTTTTCCCTCACCTTCTTCTTCCCGTTTTCTCTTTGGTACCTCAATCAGAGCAGCACCTTGGGGTTCAACTGGTGCAGAATTTTGGGATTCAGCTACAGCAGTGCCTTGAGGTTCAACCGAAGCACCAACTTTGGGATCACCTGGAACAGGCTCTTGGGGTTCCACTggagttgcatcttggggttcGGTAGCTGAGAATTTGCTACATAAGGCTGAGACATTGAGGTTTCGAAGCGGAATCTCAGGGTTGCGGAGGCGAGTCTCAGAGCACTGGAGTAGAGTCTCAGGGCTCCGGAGCCGTGGCACTGTGACCCTCAGCCAAGTCTTGGGGTTCAGGAGCTGAGTGTCTCGGTTCCGGAGCTGTGGCTCCGGAGTTCTGAGCTGTGGCTCGGGGGTTTGAAGTGGAGTCTCTGTGACCCTAGGCTGAGTATCCTGGGTTTTTAGTTGGGTCCATGGGGTTTGGAGTTGGGTCTCCTGGACCCTTAGCCATGACTCTGTGACCTTCAAGCAAGTCTTGGGATTCTGGAGCCAAGTTTCTGGGGTGCTGAGTCGGGTCTGCAGCTGTGGCTCTGTGACCTTCACTAAAGCCTTGGTATTCCGTAGCTGACTCTCTGGTCTACGTGGCCGAGTCTCAGCAGTTTGGAGCTGAGTATCTGGGGTCTGGAACCCAGTCTCTGGAGCTTGGAGCTGAATCTCAGCATTCTGTAGCTGTGGATCTGTGACCTTTATCAAACCCGTGGAATTCTGGGGCCTGGTCTCTGGGGTTTGGGGCTGAGTCTTAGGGTTCTTTAACTGTGAATCTGTGACCTTCACCCAACCCATGACCCTCCGGGGTAGAGTCTCTGGGTTCTTTAACTGTTGATCTGTGACTTTCACCCAACCCTTGCAGATCCGGGGCCGAGTCTCAGAGTTCTTTAACTGTGGACTTGTGACTTTCACCCAACCTTTGGTGTTCCGGGGCTGATTCTCAGGGTTCTTTAACTGTAGATTTGGGACTTTTACCCAACCTTTGGCATTCCGGGGCTGACTCTCAGGGTTCTTTAACTGTAGATCTGGGACTTTTACCCAACCCTTGGCGTTCCGGGGCCGACTCTCAGGGTTCTTTAACTGTCGATCTGTGACTTTTACCCAACCTTTGGAATTCCGGGGCTGAGTCTCTGGGGTTTGGAGCCAAGTCTCTGGGTTTGGCTGCAGTGTAATATACAGGCATGCACCGAGAACCGGTTATTAAATACATTGCGACGTTCAACAAGCACTTCCAAACATCACTTCTCTTGTGTCTATTTAAGGATGTGAGATAAAATCAGGGTACTAATTTCCCCCAAAAATTAACAGTAAATAATGCAAATGGCTCTTGattagtaaataattaaaaagattatctaaatataataattttcctTCATTACACAAGTGACCAAAACAACACGAACTTAAAGTCCAAACCCAGAGTACGTACCTCGTCCTTTTCCACTTTGCTGGGCAGCTTTATCTTCCGCTTAGTACTTGTTGTATTTTTGGCTTTGACCATTTTGGCTTTTGTAAGGATCTTCTTCTTGGCGGCGGCATCCTTCTTCTTCGCTGCAATCATCGTCTTAGCAACGATGGCTTTTTTGGCCAGGACAACCTTTTTGGGGGGAGCCGGTCTTTTAGTTTGAGTTGTGCGGCCAGGAGAAGTTGTTGCTTTTTTAGACATCGGACTGGCAGCAGTCGCTTTTTCAGAACGGGTTACAGTCTTGTTTTGGCCGTCTTTAGCTCGGCCCGGTGTCAGTCTCCTGGTCGGCGACTCTGAGGAGGACGGTTTATTCGGAGTGGTGCTGATTTTCACAGGTgttttatcattctttatcgGAGTCGCAGCATTAGGGGGCATGTCAACCTCATTTTTCTTCTGAGTGttcttctttccctcactcctCACCTTCTTCCGCATCTCCTGCGCCTTCCTCACTGTATCGGCTTTCTGTCAGACAACAACCAGAACATTTCTCTCTTGAATGTAGTGAACAAGCAGGAAACAAGAAAGGAATCATATTTACAGTGCATACATGCCCTAACAGTGGGATGTGGTGAACTCTGACCTTTTGACCTTTGAGGAAGACCCCTGGGTCATTTTCAATCTCCCACAAGGCCTGTTCAAAACCTCCTCGTTTGATGGGTTTCCCATATTTCTCTTTGTTGGGCCAGTAATGCACAATGTCCTTAAGAAGCAGAGTAGCTCTGTaggaattaataataaataaataaaaactactcTAATAACAtaagtaattaataaaacattgagTGAGGTGGGATTCAGTCAGTGATTAACAGATGCTGGCAgggtaaacaaacacacacacacacacacacacacacacacacacacacacacacaaatcatatGTAATTACACAGTAAGGCTGCTTGTTGAAACTAAATCAGATTCCCACTTGGATTGATCCACACTGCATTTTCTGCAGacgctctgtctgtgtgtgcgtgtactcACGTCTGGTGTGTTCCATAAAAGAAGATTGGGATCTTATTCCTCGGAGCCTTCCCAACAGCAATCTGTccatagaaaataaaaacagtcattttgcatgtctgtcttgctctctccgtctgtctgtctctctctcgccctctccgTCTGCCTGTTGGTCTCCCTTTCTCTGCGTCTGTCCGTCACCCTCTCTTGGCGTCTGTctgtcaccctctctctctgtctcgccctctctgtctgttcgtttgtctctctctctcggcatCTGGCTAtctgtctgtcgctctctctcggcgtctgtctgtctctttctctctcggcGTCTgtatgcctgtctctctctctcggcgtctgtctctctctctctctctcggcgtccgtctgtctctctctctctctctctctctctctcggcgtccgtctgtctctctctcggcgtccgtctgtctctctctctctctctcggcgtccgtctgtctctctctctctctctcggcgtccgtctgtctctctctctctctctcggcgtctgtatgcctgtctctctctctctcggcgtccgtctgtctctctctctctcggcgtctgtatgcctgtctctctctctcggcgtccgtctctctctctctctctctctctctcggcgtccgtctctctctctctctctctctcggcgtccgtctctctctctctctctctctctctcggcgtccgtccgtctgtctctctctctctctctctctcggcgtccgtctgtctctctctctctctcggcgtccgtctgtctctctctctctcggcttccgtctgtctctctctctctcggcgtccgtctgtctgtctgtctctcggcgtccgtctgtctctcggcgtccgtctgtctgtctctcggcgtccgtctgtctccctctctctctcggcgtccgtctgtctctctctcggcgtccgtctgtctctctctctctctctcggcgtccgtctgtctctctctctctcggcgtccgtctgtctctctctctctctctctctctcggcgtccgtctgtctctctctcggcgtccgtctgtctctctctctctctctcggcgtccgtctgtctctctctctctctctcggcgtccgtctgtctctctctctctctctcggcgtccgtctgtctctctcttggcgtccgtctgtctctctctcggcgtccgtctctctctctctcggcgtccgtctgtctgtctctctctctctctctcggcgtccgtctgtctgtctctctctctctcggcttccgtctgtctctctctctcggcgtccgtctgtctctctctctctctctctctcttggcgtccgtctgtctctctctctctctctctctctctctctctctctcggcgtccgtctgtctctctgggcatccgtctgtctctctctctctcggcgtccgtctgtctctctctctctcggcgtccgtctgtctctctctctctcggcgtccgtctgtctctctctctctcggcgtccgtctgtctctctctctctctctctctctcggcgtccgtctctctctctctctctctcagcgtccgtctgtgtctctctctctcggcgtccgtctgtctctctctctcggcgtccgtctgtctctctctctctctctctctctctctctcagcgtctgtctgtctctctctctctctctctctctctctctctcagcatctgtctgtctctctctctctctctcagcgtccgtctgtctgtctcagcgtccgtccatctgtctctctctcagtgtccgtccatctgtctctctctctcagtgtccgtctgtctctctctcggcgtccgtctgtcactctctctgcgtctgtctgtctctttctctcggcatctgtctgtctccctctctcagcGTCTcaccctgtctgcctgtctccctCTCGACATCtgtctgttgctctctctcgaCATCCGtgtgtctgtccctctctctgcatctcggtgtgtgtgtgtgtgtgtgtgtgtgtgtgtgtgtgtgtgtacatgtgtgtatgtgtatgctaGTTAGTTACCCGGGCAGGCCAGAAAGGATAACCCTTCATTTTGGCAAACACGACGTCACCAGGACTGAAGTCATGGTGCAAAGACACACACTTCATcttacactgtaacacacacacacacacacacacacacacacacaattaatgtCTGGTGTACACACAccagtaacacacactcataaacaCGGTTTAAAACATCActataaagaaaatgaatagcCGAATATTAAATACCTCAGTAAACCTTATACATGTACACTAGGCGGCTTATAACAGAATGGATTTTATACACTACCTAGTGCACTTTATATTTAACAGAGCCATTTGGGATGCAGCCAGCGGCTAACATGCTAACAAGagaaacaacaacagcacaGCACAGGAATGTCGGTAGTATCTGTCTCAAACACAGACGCGCATGCATAATGTACAGACATAAagtgtataaataaaagaagcGCGTGCGCATTTAACCTTTATTCACTTACCCGCTCCGCTCTATAACACCACCGCGTTCATAAACACTAATTAGTTCCTCTCGCGCTCTGTGCCATTGAACGATATGCCCCCCTCAGCAGCTTTCCGACAAGCCCCGCCTCCAGCGCTAGGATTGGTTCGTTAGTATCTCGCGTCACGCTGTGGACCCCTCTGAATTGGCGAGTACTCGTAAATATACGTGACTTAGCCAATCACATCACTGGAGGCGGGGTTTATCAGAACACAATTGGCGTGCAGAGAGGCGCTTTCTCGACTTGCTCGCGCTTGTTTAGAATCAACATAGCGGCTTGCTGAGCGACTCACCGGACTACCGCCCCCTGCTGTGCTGAGGCGTGAACACGGAATCTCTTCAATAggggtttgttttgtacatAAACGTTTTATCAGCTTTACTGAGCAGCATTGATAAACATTTTCCTCCTCAGTAACTAATTACGAAGTAAATCCTTTATTTACAGCCCTGTGTTTTAAAAATCACCAGCTACATCCACGTGCACTTGTGTAAAGTATTCCAACACAAGCAGCTggacatcacaggtttatttatcatctaatacgttatcgtttccattgTAACACCTCATtgacagggacgtgtacagcggacgctctactgataataaacagattaaaaatgtgtgtgaaggAGAGATGTCTTTATGTTAcacgtatggaaggagtctccagtgtcagcgctttgtaacagtcagaggtaaagctgtaactttaagttttcccacatcttcagatCAGAGGGAGTTTCCCTGTAAcgtgagaataaagagagagaataaagagagagaataaagagagggcataaacagagagaataaagagagggaataaagagagggaacagaaagagggaataaagagagggaatatagagagtgaataaagagagggatggtgagggaacaagtgtttatagctgctgtaacataaatgagaacaggaactattTTTATTGCTTGTCCTTAATTTAACCAGGTAAAAGCTTTCTGagattaaaaatcttttttccagaagtgacCTGGCCAAGATGAGCAGCCACGGAAGTTCTCACAATTACAGTTACAGAAACTCACAATATCACTAgacaattaaaaacatttgcaatTTGATTCTACATTTAACAGCTCACACATCAAAAGTGTAAAATTGTTAACTGACACCAAAGTCTGCATCTTCAAATCGTTTCGTAAAGTGTTCCAATCACAGTTCATACAAATGGAATTGGAAGGGCATTACACGTTCTGTGAACGCAAAGAACATACCCCAGCAATTTTCTGCTGAGTAAAGGCGCACAGATATGAGGGCAACAGACCCAAAATAGATTTGTAAATAAACAGATACCAATGCTTAAGTCTGCATATCGATAATGAAGACGAACATGCTCTATTATTCAGCTCACAACGATGAGTTCTGAAATGACAATTTGTTATAAACACCTTGATAAAGAGTGTCTAAGGAACATAGAAGTTTAGTAAGCACCAATTTATACTAAAATGCCTCAGATCATAATCAATAAAAAGTGATGCACAGTGATGTCCTTTATCAAGTGCCTCAATAATGTCATTTAAGACCTTAATTGATTTGATTGCAGCTGTagttgtgctgtgtgttttcgTTTTTCCTGAAACCTGACTGATTGTGTGATAAAATATTATGTTCAGTTAAAcgttgtgagggaaattactcatttttactttgtaataattttgttctgtccatgttcatcagaggataacaCTTAAGAagtccatgtcatgtcactgagatcagtacagaatgtttatctgcttacagagacacaaacatgttttttttctgttcaaggttcgtctgcacatcttctagagacccctaaaacaaagcctgtttgaactgcctcaaactgcttcttatcggtacacagaagtgtgtcatgctctgcggtTCACATATatagcgctctcattattctatcctgctttcttctatcctgtactaaccatctttctgtaataaaccatttttttcttcagaggacgagtctgcgagtgtctAATTCccacgacaatttggcgtctcctggTTGGGCTGCGCAAgacttttcagcttttctgcaTAACAAGCAAACCGGAGTACGCCcatggaaaagtttcaccctgaagtccGTGTTGACACGCAGGCAATGTGCCCTTTGTTATGCAGAGTGAAAGaccgatgcagccttaccactgactggtaggaatcatcaagaatttagaattagaattagaattagaattttattaagtcattgtgtattgctgtctgtatggaaagGAGTCAATGAAATAAGAAATGCgcgtattacattgagagaagtattacatggagcgatttcttataagaagttccaggaacttcgcctctgcgacggcagagatgttggtgtttcttagatcacagcttcaaaactaagatatataccgacgggtatatatatagagagatattaacggtaaaaatatttgctaacggaaagagtccggtttgagcaataaataagtaaagagagtactttAGATGAAAACCAAAGGTTGTCACGACCCTTTACACAGTATTTTTTGAGAGGAGCATGTCTATTTATAATAGTAGAGAGCCCTTCATAAAAATACTTCCACGCACACTCCATATCTGGAATCAACAAAATCTTCTCCCAGTCAAACCGAGCAAGGTCATGAACAAAACCTTGTGCCCTAAATTGAGACGTACCCCGCCTGGTAATAATACAAGGTTTAGTTTTAAGTGATTTTGCATTTCTAACTATTGCAATAGAAGAATGATCACTAATATCATGTGCATAGACGGACGCTTCTGAATATCTATGAGGCAGAATTGTAAAAATAAGAAGTGATGATTTATCTGGCCTGTTTAAGTTTAATCTACTTGGTGTATTTACTAGTTGCTGAATATTAAAAGTATCATGAAACCAATTCAAATCTCCAATTAATACTATTTCCCCCAAATTCAACGTTGATAAAATATCCACTGAAGATGAAAGGGATTCGCTTGTTGCTGACGGAGGTCTATAACAACCTACTACAGTAAAGGACAGAGTCTTCTGAAAGACTACTTCAACTGCCAGTTCAGTAGTTTAGATAATGATTTAGATAGCAACAAAGTTACCtcatatctatttttatatataaatcgCTAACCCACTTTTTAGTCAATCAGTTCTAAATGCATTATACCCTTCGATATTAAGAGCATTGTCTAAAACTGAATTATTAAGCCAGGTTTCAGAAATTAGCAAAACATCAGCATTAGTATTCCTTACCCATATGTGCAGCATATCCATTTTACGAAGTAAACTTCGTACGTTTAAGGTGAACAAAACCTAAACCAGATCTAGTTGTAAACTCTGCCAGAGTAGGATATGGAGATGTAAGATCTTGAGGACCGGGATTTAATGCTACATTCCCAGATATCAAAAGCAAGATCAATATCATACTGATATAGGTAAAGAATCCCTGTTCACCGTAATTGCACGCTAAAAAGAACAGGgcataataaaaacatgttcaatctGAGCAGAATGAGACATCGGCAAATCCATATGCACATAATTCAAATTCTGACAGTCACTCACAGCCAGGAGAACATGAGTATACCTCCCATTATAGGTCCTGTTTgaccagggttagggttaggggtgggggtggggttggggttagggttgggattagggttaggggtggggttggggttagggattaCGGTTAGGGATTAggtttggggttagggttggtgTTACATGTACACATGTACCAAAATCTGAATGTATAAAAAATGTAGATGAGTACTTGCTGATATCATAGTTTGTTTGAATGTGACTCAAGGTGGATAAGATGAACAATATTGTTCTCCAGCCTCCGTACTGCATTGTTCCTTAAATCCACAGAACAACAAATAACTGCAACCTGATGAACTTAAGCAGCAAGTACAAGCCTGGAGTCTGAATCCAAACCTCTCCCCGGTTCCATGGTTggaaaaaacttttccacactGCACTACACCTCCACAAAGCACTAGCCAAATGCGGAGCAAATTTCATGCAGGAACATGCACAAGCGCCGACTAGTTCACCAAGGACAAGCCCAAAAATCAGATCCCATCAGATACAAGCCGTCAATCCAGGCACATGCGACAAGTCCAAAGAGATCCCATGCAGCTCCACAGTGGCCTCCGATCATCCActcagacaaaaacacagatcGGAGCTGCTCACCGATATTATCAAAATCAAAAGCAAAAACGTCATCTTAAAAACAAAGAATATATTAAAGAAATGTGAGCTTAAAGCGAAGAATAAACAATTTCCAAACAAACAGACTATCACGCTACTGCTGCGCCATCTTGGATTGAAAATAAGAGAATAACTAACTCGTTTCacagacattaaatgtaactctaaacagATAAAATGTACGGCATGTCATTGTATAAGAATAAATAGTCATAGATAGTAggttgctgtggtttaagaggaataaaacattcagagacgtgctgttagaggaaaataatcaacgttcaGAGTGATAACAGTGTCTCTGCCCCCTCACTCAGTATTGTACTGTCACACAGTCATAGTGAACATgtggttattattttattcatgatcAGGTTTCCAGGATTCTGGATTTTTGCGTAAACACAGATCAGTTGTTTACAGCTTACACCACGACGCCTGTTACGCTACACTTATTACACAACACCAGTACGGGTATAATCACACCGTCAGATTACAGAGAGTTTCATTAACGTCCCGCTGACGAGATAAGGTAAAGCACAACACCAACATGCTTCTGTTCCAGGACATCGCTGTTACACTAATCACACGTCCTCTCTAAGGGTTTCGGGAGGTGTAGAGGTTGATTGCTGATGTTTATCAGATGCTGGCTGTTCATCGTGTGTCTTCATCACATGTCTCTCTTTCGATCTTCACCGGCGTGGTGGACTTGCGTGATTTCTTTCTGGCTGTTGCACCATTGACTCCTTTACACTCCTTCTGATTGGTCCAGAGATGAGTGGAAGCCCCACCCCCTGACATTTTATCTTGATCTATCATTTCCATGTAATTATTCATGttaacaaaagcacaaaagctTGATGTGGTAACAGGTGCTAGCATAGCCATATTGGATCttttcacttcctgtatgaTTTTCACCGGAGATGTGGAGGACTGGGACAGAGCCCAGTGATTTgtcatggagtgtgtgtggtgtgttgagtgtgtgtggtgcgtGTTGTGTAGGCGTGGGTTCGGATTAGCGCTGTGTCTGTTGCGGCTCCTCAGTGAGCTGAACAGCATGTTGCAGCCCTCGACGGTGCAGCAGTGTTTGATTTTAAGATGCACGGCGTTGTAGTGGATCTTCAGCGTACCCCTGTCGTAGAACGTTTTCCCGCACGAGCCGCAGCTCACGCGAGACTTACGCACAGAAGACGAGCACAGACGCTGGTCCTTCGCTCCTGAGGAAAAGGAGAAAACGCAAGAACAAGGTTGGCGTGGAGTCTCAAGCTTTGCTAATCTGACGTAAGTGTAATGCTACAGTTGCTAATGCTAAGATGAATTGCAAAACTCTAAAACACGCTAACATGCTAATACAGTGCACAATAATTAGCTGTGATTTAGCGCTACATTCTACATTAGGGCTGAAATTTCCGAGGAAGGTTTTGCTAACAAAGAAAcaatttttagtttattttttcattaccTGGggttttcctctctcctcctcctcctcctcgtaaTGGTGAATTAGTCACGATCGCTGCCTCAGATTCTGCGTTTTCACTATGTTTTATCTTTGGGTCTTGCTGTAATTGACACAATTCCGATGGAAACTCGAGAAGAAGTGATGATGGCGGCTCGCTACACTCCTCTACACCTCCTGAAAGGTTTTCTGAATGGCTCGATCcgggtgacctttgacctctgatGATTCCGTTCGTCTTTAGATTATGACCTGTGTTGAAAAAGCCGTTATGTTTTGTCGTTTCTGAGCCATTTGTTGGAAGTGGAAGCTGCTCGCGCTGCGAGATCATCAGTTCTGCGCTGGATTTAGTTTCACCGAAACGTAAAAACTGACGCAGCGTCACGAGTTCGTCTTCAGGTGTCATGATCAGCCAGCGATCC from Ictalurus furcatus strain D&B chromosome 15, Billie_1.0, whole genome shotgun sequence harbors:
- the psip1b gene encoding trichohyalin isoform X1 translates to MVYYRKMCKMKCVSLHHDFSPGDVVFAKMKGYPFWPARIAVGKAPRNKIPIFFYGTHQTATLLLKDIVHYWPNKEKYGKPIKRGGFEQALWEIENDPGVFLKGQKKADTVRKAQEMRKKVRSEGKKNTQKKNEVDMPPNAATPIKNDKTPVKISTTPNKPSSSESPTRRLTPGRAKDGQNKTVTRSEKATAASPMSKKATTSPGRTTQTKRPAPPKKVVLAKKAIVAKTMIAAKKKDAAAKKKILTKAKMVKAKNTTSTKRKIKLPSKVEKDEPNPETWLQTPETQPRNSKGWVKVTDRQLKNPESRPRNAKGWVKVPDLQLKNPESQPRNAKGWVKVPNLQLKNPENQPRNTKGWVKVTSPQLKNSETRPRICKGWVKVTDQQLKNPETLPRRVMGWVKVTDSQLKNPKTQPQTPETRPQNSTGLIKVTDPQLQNAEIQLQAPETGFQTPDTQLQTAETRPRRPESQLRNTKALVKVTEPQLQTRLSTPETWLQNPKTCLKVTESWLRVQETQLQTPWTQLKTQDTQPRVTETPLQTPEPQLRTPEPQLRNRDTQLLNPKTWLRVTVPRLRSPETLLQCSETRLRNPEIPLRNLNVSALCSKFSATEPQDATPVEPQEPVPGDPKVGASVEPQGTAVAESQNSAPVEPQGAALIEVPKRKREEEGEGKGRVLRRRTEEQKDRGEKGQKEETERKQPEDEWKDRAGRRKKKEEIIPAITDTVSSPTASRRKRQEEKLHPSEPENSETGKRKRPEADEGGQRVLRRRTEKQKGKMDTEEETEKKQPEVEQNNGEKVDGKEYKREKRKREEEGKKKKKKKKKQQQQRNEDAAEMVMEKKAEEETDKKKREEEAREKKEGEEEKREKTKEEELRESKREEEEMEKKKGDEAREKQREVEEARDKKKREEEEARDKKKREEEEVRDKKKREEEEAREKKKREEEAREKKKREEEAREKKKREEEAREKKKREEEAREKKKREEEAREKKKREEEAREKKKREEEEAAREKKKREEEEAREKKKREEEEAREKKKREEEAREKKKREEEEAKKEREEEEAKKEREEEEARKERGEEEEAARKKKREEEEAREKKEREEEVRKEREEEEAREKKEREEEARKEREEEARKKKERKEARKKEREEEARKKKREEEEAREKKEREEEEARKKKREETEKKKEEEAREKKREVKAREKRQLDDKQRSKDSGEEEKEEEKKEEEVESAKQKDLEDEKKTQRSRVLAERRMSVLKSLQGLVTSTRSRTQRQGTNRAEKDDKRNGEDGKEGMERERRGKTEQMEELSKHKGEEDRVDKRRAPALSVTDSLLYRLHGDIRISMTLEKPDVNKCLSALDELSSVSVSSRHIQNHSELIDTLRKMRWFRGSEAIMFKASMLYYRFKNIYLIGEPEDTLSPEYIHSLQEERERQEEQHTPETAAVEENHTHPSNLIQHSDSAAEMS
- the psip1b gene encoding trichohyalin isoform X2 — protein: MKCVSLHHDFSPGDVVFAKMKGYPFWPARIAVGKAPRNKIPIFFYGTHQTATLLLKDIVHYWPNKEKYGKPIKRGGFEQALWEIENDPGVFLKGQKKADTVRKAQEMRKKVRSEGKKNTQKKNEVDMPPNAATPIKNDKTPVKISTTPNKPSSSESPTRRLTPGRAKDGQNKTVTRSEKATAASPMSKKATTSPGRTTQTKRPAPPKKVVLAKKAIVAKTMIAAKKKDAAAKKKILTKAKMVKAKNTTSTKRKIKLPSKVEKDEPNPETWLQTPETQPRNSKGWVKVTDRQLKNPESRPRNAKGWVKVPDLQLKNPESQPRNAKGWVKVPNLQLKNPENQPRNTKGWVKVTSPQLKNSETRPRICKGWVKVTDQQLKNPETLPRRVMGWVKVTDSQLKNPKTQPQTPETRPQNSTGLIKVTDPQLQNAEIQLQAPETGFQTPDTQLQTAETRPRRPESQLRNTKALVKVTEPQLQTRLSTPETWLQNPKTCLKVTESWLRVQETQLQTPWTQLKTQDTQPRVTETPLQTPEPQLRTPEPQLRNRDTQLLNPKTWLRVTVPRLRSPETLLQCSETRLRNPEIPLRNLNVSALCSKFSATEPQDATPVEPQEPVPGDPKVGASVEPQGTAVAESQNSAPVEPQGAALIEVPKRKREEEGEGKGRVLRRRTEEQKDRGEKGQKEETERKQPEDEWKDRAGRRKKKEEIIPAITDTVSSPTASRRKRQEEKLHPSEPENSETGKRKRPEADEGGQRVLRRRTEKQKGKMDTEEETEKKQPEVEQNNGEKVDGKEYKREKRKREEEGKKKKKKKKKQQQQRNEDAAEMVMEKKAEEETDKKKREEEAREKKEGEEEKREKTKEEELRESKREEEEMEKKKGDEAREKQREVEEARDKKKREEEEARDKKKREEEEVRDKKKREEEEAREKKKREEEAREKKKREEEAREKKKREEEAREKKKREEEAREKKKREEEAREKKKREEEAREKKKREEEEAAREKKKREEEEAREKKKREEEEAREKKKREEEAREKKKREEEEAKKEREEEEAKKEREEEEARKERGEEEEAARKKKREEEEAREKKEREEEVRKEREEEEAREKKEREEEARKEREEEARKKKERKEARKKEREEEARKKKREEEEAREKKEREEEEARKKKREETEKKKEEEAREKKREVKAREKRQLDDKQRSKDSGEEEKEEEKKEEEVESAKQKDLEDEKKTQRSRVLAERRMSVLKSLQGLVTSTRSRTQRQGTNRAEKDDKRNGEDGKEGMERERRGKTEQMEELSKHKGEEDRVDKRRAPALSVTDSLLYRLHGDIRISMTLEKPDVNKCLSALDELSSVSVSSRHIQNHSELIDTLRKMRWFRGSEAIMFKASMLYYRFKNIYLIGEPEDTLSPEYIHSLQEERERQEEQHTPETAAVEENHTHPSNLIQHSDSAAEMS